The genome window TACCCAAGCTGGGTACGATTTAGACCTAACCCGGACGATCGCTAGTCACGTTAACGTTCCTGTCATCGCCTCTGGAGGTGCAGGTACCTGTGAACACATTTACGCTGCCCTTACGGAGGGCAAGGCTGAGGCAGCGCTGCTAGCCTCGTTGCTGCACTACGGTCAGCTTACGATCGCCCAAATCAAAGCTTATCTACTCAGCCACCACGTGCCTGT of Cyanobacteriota bacterium contains these proteins:
- a CDS encoding HisA/HisF-related TIM barrel protein, producing the protein TQAGYDLDLTRTIASHVNVPVIASGGAGTCEHIYAALTEGKAEAALLASLLHYGQLTIAQIKAYLLSHHVPVRTT